A genomic region of Nitrosomonas ureae contains the following coding sequences:
- the cysT gene encoding sulfate ABC transporter permease subunit CysT, with protein sequence MNNFKQHSILPGFNLALGFTLLYLSLIVLIPLSAAFIRTAELTWSEFWIIVTTPRVVASYRLTFGVSFAAALVNAFFGLLVAWVLVRYHFPGKKIVDALVDLPFALPTAVAGIALTALYSGNGWIGQYLEPLGIKVAFTPLGIFVALTFIGLPFVVRTVQPVLEDIETELEEAAATLGANRWQTFAHVIFPILFPALMTGFALAFARAIGEYGSVIFIAGNMPMVSEITPLLIVTKLEQYDYSGATALSVVMLVISFILLLIINLLQWWSRRRSARA encoded by the coding sequence TTGAACAATTTTAAACAGCACAGCATTTTGCCAGGTTTTAATTTGGCGCTCGGATTTACGTTGCTGTATTTGAGTTTAATCGTTTTGATACCGCTTTCAGCGGCATTCATCCGTACCGCAGAACTAACCTGGTCCGAATTCTGGATCATTGTTACAACACCGCGAGTGGTGGCCTCCTATCGACTGACTTTCGGTGTGTCGTTTGCGGCTGCTCTCGTCAATGCATTTTTTGGTTTGTTAGTGGCATGGGTATTGGTGCGTTATCATTTTCCCGGTAAAAAAATAGTCGATGCGCTAGTCGATCTTCCTTTCGCACTGCCAACCGCCGTGGCCGGAATTGCTCTAACCGCACTGTATTCCGGCAATGGCTGGATCGGTCAGTATCTCGAACCATTGGGAATCAAAGTCGCCTTCACGCCGTTAGGAATTTTTGTAGCGCTGACGTTTATTGGATTGCCTTTTGTCGTGCGTACCGTACAACCGGTACTCGAAGATATTGAGACCGAACTGGAGGAGGCAGCCGCTACGTTGGGTGCCAATCGCTGGCAAACCTTCGCGCACGTGATCTTTCCTATCCTATTTCCCGCCTTGATGACCGGTTTTGCACTGGCCTTCGCGCGCGCAATCGGTGAATATGGATCGGTTATTTTTATTGCCGGAAACATGCCGATGGTTTCTGAAATTACGCCGCTACTGATTGTCACCAAGCTAGAACAATACGATTATTCGGGCGCTACAGCATTGTCAGTTGTGATGCTGGTGATTTCTTTCATTCTGTTATTGATTATTAATTTGCTGCAATGGTGGAGTCGGCGCCGCAGTGCACGAGCTTGA
- the cysW gene encoding sulfate ABC transporter permease subunit CysW: MTTTITFPLSGKTFQQRATQEPSWVRRFLIVLALAFLTLFLFVPLISVFYEAFKKGVDVYLAAITDPDAISAIKLTLTVAAIAVPLNLVFGIAAAWAIAKFEFRGKNLLITLIDLPFSVSPVVSGLIYVLVFGLQGWLGPWLAEHDIKIIFAVPGIVLATVFVTVPFIARELIPLMQAQGTEEEEAAVVLGASGWQTFCKITLPNIKWGLLYGAILCNARAMGEFGAVSVVSGHIRGSTNTMPLHVEILYNEYNFAAAFAVASLLALLALVTLALKTLIEFRNKQHQTQRGDE; encoded by the coding sequence ATGACGACGACTATCACATTTCCTTTATCCGGTAAAACTTTCCAGCAACGTGCTACGCAAGAACCCTCCTGGGTACGTCGTTTCTTGATTGTACTGGCATTGGCATTTTTAACGTTATTCCTTTTCGTTCCATTAATTTCGGTTTTTTATGAAGCTTTCAAGAAAGGGGTAGATGTTTATCTGGCGGCAATCACCGATCCTGACGCAATTTCCGCTATCAAGCTAACCCTAACCGTGGCAGCGATAGCAGTACCACTGAATTTGGTGTTCGGTATCGCTGCTGCTTGGGCTATCGCCAAATTTGAATTCCGCGGCAAAAATCTGCTGATCACGTTGATTGATCTGCCTTTTTCTGTCTCTCCGGTGGTTTCCGGGCTGATTTATGTGCTCGTATTCGGACTGCAAGGCTGGTTGGGACCTTGGCTGGCAGAACATGACATCAAAATTATTTTTGCTGTTCCAGGCATCGTACTGGCGACGGTCTTCGTTACGGTACCGTTTATCGCACGGGAATTGATTCCGTTAATGCAGGCACAAGGAACCGAAGAAGAAGAAGCTGCCGTGGTATTGGGTGCAAGCGGCTGGCAAACCTTCTGCAAAATTACCTTACCCAATATTAAATGGGGACTATTGTATGGCGCAATTCTTTGTAATGCGCGGGCGATGGGTGAATTTGGCGCAGTATCGGTTGTTTCAGGACATATTCGCGGCAGCACCAATACCATGCCGTTGCATGTTGAGATTCTCTACAACGAATACAACTTTGCCGCTGCATTTGCAGTAGCTTCTTTGCTAGCTTTACTGGCTTTGGTCACACTGGCGCTGAAAACGCTCATTGAATTTCGTAATAAACAACATCAGACACAACGAGGTGATGAATGA